In Ferroplasma sp., a single window of DNA contains:
- the hisB gene encoding imidazoleglycerol-phosphate dehydratase HisB → MIRITNETEIEVSMGSGKTTIETGDPILDHMMKTLFFYMEKTVTIKCKYDLRHHLWEDLGITVAQEISSYTGKKHIRRFGNATMPMDESLVMVSLDISRAYINFDVNFTDSEGFEIGLVYEFLWALARTVPLTLHVVMMYGKNAHHITENIFKSLGTAMGIAIQENQYLKSTKGTI, encoded by the coding sequence ATGATCAGGATTACCAATGAAACAGAAATAGAAGTTTCTATGGGATCAGGGAAAACAACTATAGAAACCGGAGATCCCATTCTTGACCATATGATGAAAACATTATTCTTTTACATGGAGAAAACTGTAACAATAAAATGCAAATACGATCTCAGGCACCATTTATGGGAGGACCTGGGAATAACAGTGGCACAGGAAATATCATCATATACAGGCAAAAAGCACATCAGGAGATTTGGAAACGCAACAATGCCCATGGATGAATCTCTTGTAATGGTTTCACTGGATATTTCAAGGGCTTATATAAACTTCGATGTAAATTTCACAGATTCAGAGGGCTTTGAAATAGGTCTTGTATATGAATTCCTTTGGGCACTTGCAAGAACAGTGCCACTGACCCTCCACGTTGTCATGATGTACGGAAAAAATGCCCATCATATTACCGAAAATATCTTTAAATCACTGGGGACGGCAATGGGAATTGCCATTCAGGAAAATCAGTATTTAAAAAGCACAAAGGGGACAATATGA
- the hisD gene encoding histidinol dehydrogenase, whose protein sequence is MEIENYVRNILEDIKKRGIDAVMEYSAKFDGYGGDIKVSEEEFREAVDSVPDYEKEVIKRAYKRIADNHEIQLNRDRMRIFNGSIYGIRYTPLERIGMYIPGKKPLPSTVMMIGAPAKIAGVSDIIITTAPMDNGKVNPYTLYIAEMLGIKEVYKIGGIQAIGAMAFGTGMRQVDKIFGPGNSYVNEAKRQVFGITGIDGLYGPSEIMVITDENSNNDYIRADLDSQLEHGLSSKAWLLTTGNVPDNIGNSRVDIIVCRNMEEAISKANEIAPEHLEILASSPMEIFSRIKNAGAVYAGEYTPVPAGDYFLGVNHLLPTGGTARFSSVLTVDDFMKKTSFADVSRYDFMGDRELGIALANIENMPLHRKSMEVRS, encoded by the coding sequence ATGGAAATAGAAAATTATGTGAGAAATATACTGGAAGATATTAAAAAACGCGGGATAGATGCTGTTATGGAATATTCCGCGAAATTTGACGGGTATGGTGGCGATATAAAGGTATCTGAGGAAGAATTCAGGGAAGCAGTGGATTCAGTGCCGGATTACGAAAAAGAGGTAATCAAGAGGGCGTATAAACGTATAGCAGATAATCACGAGATACAGCTCAACAGGGACCGCATGCGCATCTTTAACGGGTCTATCTACGGCATAAGGTATACCCCACTGGAACGCATAGGCATGTACATACCTGGGAAAAAACCGCTCCCCTCGACAGTAATGATGATTGGAGCACCAGCAAAGATAGCAGGTGTCAGTGATATAATTATAACAACAGCACCAATGGACAACGGAAAGGTCAATCCATACACCTTATATATTGCAGAGATGCTGGGAATAAAAGAGGTGTACAAAATAGGCGGAATCCAGGCCATAGGCGCCATGGCCTTCGGTACCGGGATGAGGCAGGTGGACAAAATATTTGGGCCCGGAAATTCCTATGTTAACGAGGCAAAGAGGCAGGTTTTCGGCATAACCGGAATAGACGGGCTATACGGCCCTTCTGAAATAATGGTTATAACGGATGAAAATTCGAACAATGACTATATCAGGGCAGACCTGGATTCCCAGCTTGAACACGGGCTGAGTTCCAAGGCATGGCTTCTGACCACAGGAAACGTGCCGGATAATATAGGCAATAGCAGGGTTGATATCATTGTTTGCAGAAATATGGAGGAGGCCATATCAAAGGCAAATGAGATAGCCCCGGAACACCTGGAAATACTTGCTTCGAGCCCAATGGAGATATTCAGCAGAATAAAAAATGCAGGGGCAGTGTATGCTGGCGAATACACACCTGTACCTGCCGGTGATTATTTCCTTGGAGTCAACCATCTTCTTCCAACCGGTGGGACGGCACGCTTTTCATCGGTGCTGACTGTAGACGATTTCATGAAGAAAACCTCCTTTGCAGATGTTTCCAGATATGATTTCATGGGCGATCGGGAACTGGGCATTGCACTGGCAAATATAGAAAACATGCCACTGCACAGAAAATCCATGGAGGTGAGGTCATGA
- the hisG gene encoding ATP phosphoribosyltransferase, producing MKFVIPRGRLMNNSIKLLKAAGVDIDIDDERKLIFRKNGDEIILPRARDVPVYTEYAGDIGICGTDSLIESGVDLFAPLPLNFGICRLSILAPDGLSIDDLEGMDIATKHPVITEKYLNSEGIRANVIGLNGSLELAPETGIADAIVDIVQTGETMKKNHLVEIKKIMDIQATLVVNRVSQKTKYDEINKFVEIAGEADGNRKLCEKYTGRY from the coding sequence ATGAAATTTGTGATACCAAGAGGGCGTTTGATGAATAATTCAATCAAGCTTTTAAAGGCAGCAGGGGTGGACATTGACATAGACGATGAAAGAAAGCTGATATTCAGAAAAAACGGTGATGAAATAATACTCCCAAGGGCAAGGGATGTGCCAGTTTACACAGAATATGCCGGGGATATTGGAATTTGCGGGACAGATTCTCTGATAGAGAGCGGTGTCGATCTATTTGCTCCCCTGCCTTTAAATTTCGGCATATGCAGATTGAGCATACTTGCACCAGATGGCCTGAGCATAGATGATTTAGAAGGCATGGACATTGCAACAAAACATCCCGTTATAACTGAAAAATACCTTAATTCAGAAGGAATACGTGCAAATGTAATCGGGCTGAACGGGTCCCTGGAGCTGGCACCGGAAACCGGGATAGCTGATGCAATAGTGGATATTGTCCAGACAGGGGAGACAATGAAGAAAAATCACCTTGTTGAAATAAAAAAAATAATGGATATACAGGCCACTTTGGTTGTCAACAGGGTTTCCCAGAAAACTAAATATGATGAGATAAACAAATTTGTAGAAATAGCAGGTGAGGCAGATGGAAATAGAAAATTATGTGAGAAATATACTGGAAGATATTAA
- a CDS encoding ATP phosphoribosyltransferase regulatory subunit: protein MKILDRKLGEIARRVRESFYDSAFYEVFPASYIRSNNIAGFRFIYRNEVFVLEPDITLRLMEKQFPPGSNIFYVSVQSDRNLAESLKTGGEIIGGDPTDITIKILKTAIKILDGLGLSSYSIDMGISGIFDKYKSSSQWAEIKKALRSRDFQALNKINSDDRSEIIKIMGTRTRSSRIETLDAILAAVNDSRVIIDLGTVRQPDYYNGPVFEIYNGNEFIGGGGNYSIHGINACGFTMDLMSIYRMYNENMEAEK from the coding sequence TTGAAAATCCTGGACAGAAAGCTAGGTGAAATAGCCCGCAGGGTTCGTGAATCATTCTATGATTCTGCATTCTATGAAGTTTTTCCAGCTTCGTACATCAGGTCCAATAATATTGCAGGATTTAGATTTATTTACCGCAACGAGGTCTTCGTCCTGGAGCCAGACATTACCCTCAGGCTTATGGAAAAACAGTTCCCGCCAGGTTCAAACATATTCTATGTTTCAGTGCAGAGTGACAGGAATCTTGCAGAATCACTGAAAACGGGCGGTGAGATAATAGGTGGAGACCCTACTGATATAACCATAAAAATTTTAAAAACTGCCATAAAAATACTGGACGGGCTTGGTCTGAGTAGCTACAGCATTGATATGGGCATTTCTGGTATTTTTGATAAATACAAATCCAGCAGTCAGTGGGCTGAAATAAAAAAGGCACTAAGAAGCAGGGATTTTCAGGCTTTAAACAAAATTAACAGTGATGACAGATCTGAAATTATTAAAATTATGGGGACAAGGACAAGAAGTAGCAGGATAGAAACACTGGATGCAATTTTAGCAGCTGTAAATGATTCAAGGGTTATTATAGACCTGGGGACAGTGAGGCAGCCTGATTACTACAACGGCCCCGTATTTGAGATATATAATGGCAATGAATTTATTGGCGGTGGGGGAAATTACAGTATTCATGGCATTAATGCCTGTGGATTTACCATGGATCTAATGTCAATATACAGAATGTATAACGAAAATATGGAGGCGGAAAAATGA
- a CDS encoding SIS domain-containing protein produces the protein MTDTVPEKRTKHPYFMYDMMRETPASLDITKKTMENIDYSFLLNQPLLFTGNGTAYHAAQIGSGFLYKTNLKHSFVQSFELLNYYMPVHGTVVGISNSGKTKSTIDSLVYQKKFAYIVGITHYHGTPMEYISDKSIVIDSDDKSLCNTKSFFDNALAAMYIGVKYSHLPVDMNAVVNSLKDLIVSMDSSVKKIAHDLAHINRIFVLGAGPEEPVAREAAQKIKEATHIHAEGIELEEFIHGCTSLIDENSLVVIINSRTVESRSMDIVKACRVVGTKTFTVNGEGDYHVDVNDLGDEYLNALLNVVPLYYLAYYLAVENDTNPDLLRFDEENYRKFDDVVFPPGAH, from the coding sequence ATGACAGATACAGTACCTGAAAAGAGAACAAAGCACCCATATTTTATGTACGATATGATGAGGGAAACACCCGCATCTCTGGACATAACAAAGAAAACCATGGAGAATATTGATTACTCCTTTCTTTTGAATCAGCCACTGCTGTTCACAGGCAATGGTACTGCATACCACGCAGCACAGATAGGGTCTGGATTTCTTTACAAAACCAATTTGAAACATTCATTTGTTCAGTCATTTGAATTATTAAATTATTATATGCCGGTGCATGGCACAGTTGTAGGCATCTCGAACAGTGGAAAAACGAAATCAACTATAGACTCACTTGTGTACCAGAAAAAATTTGCATATATAGTTGGCATAACACATTATCATGGAACACCTATGGAATATATTTCAGATAAAAGCATTGTTATTGATTCAGATGATAAATCACTCTGCAATACTAAATCATTTTTTGACAACGCCCTGGCGGCCATGTATATAGGGGTTAAGTACTCACATCTGCCTGTTGATATGAATGCTGTAGTAAATTCCCTAAAGGATCTTATTGTATCAATGGATTCAAGTGTAAAGAAGATCGCACATGATCTTGCTCACATAAATAGAATATTTGTACTTGGTGCCGGGCCCGAGGAGCCAGTTGCAAGGGAAGCTGCACAGAAGATAAAGGAGGCAACCCACATACATGCAGAGGGGATAGAACTTGAAGAGTTCATTCATGGCTGCACATCACTTATAGATGAAAATTCACTGGTTGTAATAATCAACTCTAGAACAGTGGAAAGCCGTTCAATGGATATAGTAAAGGCATGCAGGGTTGTGGGCACAAAAACATTTACAGTTAACGGTGAGGGTGATTACCACGTTGATGTTAACGATTTAGGAGACGAATATCTCAACGCCCTGCTGAATGTAGTTCCACTATACTATCTGGCATATTATCTTGCTGTCGAAAATGACACCAACCCTGATCTGTTGAGATTTGATGAGGAAAATTACAGAAAGTTTGATGATGTAGTTTTTCCTCCAGGGGCACATTAA
- a CDS encoding alpha/beta hydrolase — MVDPDFKTLIEMSRNAGDMTEMEPATLRNFLNETSINSQGKKIDVKEIRDYRIELKERTLKARMYSNVRSESALVYYHGGGFLFGDIETYDNFCRFLAYESGVKIISVEYRLAPENKFPDAINDAYDSFHYICENKDKFGITGKLGVGGDSAGANLSAALCLKSRDMKTDMPAAQILFYPSLAPDNFSRSFMEYGNDYVLTEKMIRYFGYLYSRSMEDLINPYFSPLVADDLTGLPPAIVISNEYDPLRDPEESYVKKLRQAGISALGIRGIGMIHGSATDFEISEGARMLVKMVARVIPDYL; from the coding sequence ATGGTGGACCCAGATTTTAAAACGTTGATTGAGATGTCCAGAAATGCAGGGGACATGACAGAAATGGAACCTGCAACGCTGAGGAATTTTTTAAATGAAACATCCATAAACTCGCAGGGCAAAAAAATAGATGTCAAAGAGATCAGGGATTACAGAATAGAGCTTAAAGAAAGGACTTTAAAGGCAAGGATGTATAGCAATGTAAGGTCAGAATCCGCACTGGTATATTACCATGGTGGTGGCTTCCTATTTGGTGATATAGAGACATATGATAATTTCTGCAGATTCCTAGCATATGAGTCAGGAGTAAAAATCATATCTGTAGAGTACAGACTTGCACCTGAAAATAAATTTCCAGATGCCATTAACGATGCTTATGATTCATTCCATTATATATGTGAAAACAAGGATAAATTTGGCATTACTGGCAAACTCGGTGTGGGAGGTGACAGTGCAGGGGCGAATCTCTCCGCGGCACTTTGCCTTAAATCCAGGGACATGAAAACAGATATGCCAGCTGCCCAGATACTGTTTTATCCAAGCCTTGCACCGGATAATTTTTCCCGATCTTTTATGGAATACGGCAACGACTATGTACTTACTGAAAAGATGATAAGGTATTTCGGATATCTCTATTCAAGAAGTATGGAAGACCTGATTAATCCCTATTTTTCACCGCTGGTAGCGGATGACCTTACCGGGCTTCCACCTGCCATAGTGATATCCAACGAATATGACCCCTTAAGGGACCCCGAAGAGAGCTATGTGAAAAAATTGAGGCAGGCTGGTATAAGCGCCCTTGGAATAAGGGGCATTGGCATGATTCATGGATCTGCCACAGATTTCGAGATTTCTGAGGGAGCGAGAATGCTTGTAAAGATGGTAGCCAGGGTTATACCTGACTATCTATGA
- a CDS encoding AAA-associated domain-containing protein: MDVIDPDARIADLLGLLYVLNNIFDGKTDLYQLEKEMEVDLDDLMPIVYTATNLGLVNTESGDISMAQKGIEYIKSGMNQRKQIIRDSLKNIEPFKTALSLGSFTLEDIIDKLKENDVPTFNNPDGPHDLEVILIEWGIYSRFLKKTDDGFEVVS; encoded by the coding sequence ATGGATGTAATAGACCCTGACGCCAGAATAGCCGATCTTCTGGGACTCCTCTACGTACTTAACAATATATTTGATGGAAAGACTGACCTTTACCAGCTGGAAAAGGAAATGGAAGTGGATCTTGACGATTTGATGCCAATAGTTTATACAGCCACGAATCTCGGGCTTGTAAACACAGAGTCAGGGGATATAAGCATGGCCCAGAAAGGGATAGAATACATAAAATCAGGCATGAACCAGAGAAAACAAATTATACGCGATTCATTAAAGAATATAGAGCCATTTAAGACTGCCCTCTCATTAGGTTCATTCACCCTTGAAGACATAATAGATAAATTAAAAGAAAATGATGTCCCCACATTCAATAACCCTGACGGCCCTCATGACCTGGAGGTTATACTGATCGAATGGGGAATATATTCAAGATTTTTGAAGAAAACCGATGACGGTTTTGAGGTCGTTTCATAG
- a CDS encoding ABC transporter permease subunit, whose translation MAAIILITLAVLATVARVIGLIILSIIAGWFLAYASIKSKFFENTYIILIEIFESVPVITFFPIVLVIFITRIGGPLGVELAADFLVFTAVVWNIWMGEYQAFKTVPREMVEVVENSRFGLFSKLRYLYIPFSVPRITANLFPSISDGFFYITVSEVFEVGVHTYQTFGIGSVLDTFVADGQLFNIEMALLIMGIAIVAIIVILREFSKYAVGRYTLDTDAPVMKRGRLNIRETARVFAVLSKNPLTRLARYYKYREGDNHEETYEKKERKQKRYRYVYAAIGIIILVAIIYGAVSLIASVKLSEWGVLIGKTPSLLTGLGYDYLRVATILVISMAIAIFLGYYLAVNRRAEKYWIPIIQSLSAYPAPIYFPFLFILTEPFIFGIFGVFTNELYVLSLGFISTFYYVFYSFWMGVKAMPSEYWEITRNLKLGYFRKMRKVVIPSTFPYLISGISSTINSAWGGLMIGEYWPDIYGTHSLTVHAGLMKTIDVATATGDIALAAWGSLIFGIIVAVYSVLFTRKMMDLAQKKYVAEEGVYSA comes from the coding sequence ATGGCAGCTATAATACTTATAACACTGGCCGTACTGGCTACGGTTGCCCGTGTAATCGGGCTGATAATACTCTCCATAATAGCAGGATGGTTCCTGGCATATGCCTCAATAAAATCAAAATTCTTTGAGAATACTTACATTATTCTTATAGAAATATTTGAATCTGTACCTGTTATCACATTCTTTCCCATCGTTCTGGTAATTTTCATAACCAGGATAGGCGGTCCGCTTGGGGTTGAGCTTGCAGCAGACTTCTTAGTATTTACAGCAGTGGTCTGGAACATATGGATGGGGGAATACCAGGCATTCAAAACGGTACCCAGAGAGATGGTTGAGGTTGTTGAAAATTCGCGGTTCGGATTATTTTCCAAATTGAGATATCTTTATATCCCGTTTTCCGTACCCAGGATTACTGCAAATCTATTTCCAAGTATCTCTGATGGATTTTTCTATATTACTGTAAGCGAGGTTTTCGAGGTTGGAGTCCACACATACCAGACATTCGGAATAGGGTCAGTACTGGATACATTTGTTGCTGATGGCCAGTTATTCAACATAGAAATGGCGCTGCTCATAATGGGCATTGCAATAGTTGCAATCATAGTTATTCTCAGGGAGTTCAGCAAATATGCCGTTGGGAGATATACATTAGATACAGATGCACCTGTTATGAAGCGTGGCAGGCTTAATATAAGGGAAACTGCAAGGGTATTTGCGGTTCTTTCAAAAAACCCACTTACAAGGCTTGCAAGGTATTATAAATATAGAGAGGGTGACAATCATGAGGAAACATATGAAAAGAAGGAAAGGAAACAGAAGCGGTACAGGTATGTATATGCCGCAATTGGCATAATTATTCTTGTTGCAATTATTTACGGTGCAGTGTCGCTCATTGCATCCGTAAAATTGAGTGAATGGGGGGTGTTGATAGGAAAAACTCCATCACTTCTTACCGGACTAGGCTATGATTATTTGCGTGTTGCCACAATACTTGTTATATCCATGGCTATTGCAATTTTCCTGGGATACTATCTTGCAGTGAACAGGCGGGCGGAAAAGTACTGGATTCCAATTATTCAGTCTCTGAGTGCATATCCTGCCCCTATATATTTTCCATTTCTGTTCATACTTACAGAGCCTTTCATCTTCGGAATTTTCGGGGTATTTACCAATGAACTCTATGTACTGTCTCTGGGATTCATAAGTACATTCTATTACGTCTTTTACTCGTTCTGGATGGGGGTAAAGGCGATGCCATCGGAATACTGGGAGATCACGAGAAACCTGAAACTTGGGTATTTCAGGAAAATGAGGAAGGTTGTAATACCATCAACATTCCCTTATCTGATAAGTGGGATATCATCCACAATAAACAGTGCCTGGGGAGGACTTATGATAGGTGAATACTGGCCTGATATATATGGAACACATTCGTTAACTGTACACGCAGGGCTGATGAAAACCATAGATGTGGCAACGGCCACCGGTGATATAGCCCTTGCAGCATGGGGGTCACTAATATTTGGTATAATAGTTGCGGTATACTCAGTACTATTTACAAGAAAGATGATGGATCTGGCACAGAAGAAATATGTGGCAGAGGAAGGCGTGTATTCTGCATAG
- a CDS encoding ABC transporter ATP-binding protein, which translates to MEAEIKNENVSNSVLEADGIYFSYDNGYDVFENINIRADTGKFVAIIGPSGIGKSTLLRILGGFLKPDRGMVKLLGKTLYEPTPEVALIHQSIVTFPWMDAQENVMLSMKAKDMSRDEMESKAKEALSRVGLDGFEDLYPKEMSGGMRQRVAIARAFAADPYVFLMDEPFAHLDELTAEGLRQDIYNILFSGETPLKSVIMVSHNLTEVLELADEIYILNNIPATVVGKVEVTMPRPRNPRSDNFNANLDALYSYLTPPRKKK; encoded by the coding sequence ATGGAGGCAGAAATTAAAAATGAAAATGTATCAAATTCCGTTCTTGAGGCTGATGGAATTTATTTTTCATATGACAACGGCTACGATGTATTTGAGAATATAAATATCAGGGCCGATACCGGAAAATTTGTTGCAATAATTGGGCCTTCAGGAATAGGAAAATCAACACTTCTGAGAATACTTGGAGGATTCCTGAAACCGGATAGGGGCATGGTAAAACTCCTTGGAAAAACTTTATACGAACCGACTCCGGAGGTTGCACTTATACATCAGTCCATAGTAACATTTCCCTGGATGGATGCCCAGGAGAACGTAATGCTTTCAATGAAGGCAAAAGACATGTCCAGGGATGAAATGGAATCCAAAGCAAAGGAAGCGCTTTCCAGGGTTGGGCTGGACGGATTTGAGGACCTTTACCCAAAGGAAATGAGCGGCGGTATGAGGCAGAGGGTAGCAATTGCAAGGGCTTTTGCTGCAGATCCCTACGTTTTCTTAATGGATGAACCATTCGCACATCTTGATGAACTCACTGCAGAGGGGCTCAGGCAGGATATATATAATATTCTTTTTAGCGGGGAAACACCGTTGAAATCTGTTATTATGGTTTCACACAATCTTACCGAGGTACTGGAACTGGCTGATGAGATATATATCCTAAATAATATTCCGGCAACTGTTGTGGGCAAGGTAGAGGTTACCATGCCAAGGCCGAGGAATCCAAGAAGTGATAATTTCAATGCAAATCTTGATGCGCTTTACAGTTATCTGACCCCTCCGAGGAAGAAGAAATGA
- a CDS encoding ferritin — MPMYETENSLDEKTKDMSRARQSLIEEMQAIMFYDERLDATKDPVLKDVIKHNRDDEKEHFSLLLEYLRRNDQELDRELKEILFSKKELKELGD; from the coding sequence ATGCCAATGTATGAAACAGAAAACAGCTTAGATGAGAAAACAAAGGATATGTCAAGGGCCAGGCAGTCCTTAATAGAGGAAATGCAGGCAATAATGTTCTATGATGAGAGATTAGATGCAACAAAGGACCCTGTATTGAAGGATGTAATAAAACATAACAGGGATGATGAGAAGGAGCATTTCTCCCTCTTGCTTGAGTACCTGAGAAGGAATGACCAGGAGCTAGACAGGGAATTAAAAGAAATACTGTTCTCCAAAAAGGAATTAAAGGAATTAGGAGATTAA
- a CDS encoding PaaI family thioesterase encodes MATRIEQIMGLSKDLDKLNRAFEENENLFSYMGLKITRIERGFCQMELPYSEKLTRAGKVLHGGMIMSAIDYAGGITAMTVNDGIDQVTQEVKINFLAPMANGPFRVEGKTVKAGRTAVIIEIKFYDADGKLGVMALGTWYIIRDRVIKKS; translated from the coding sequence ATGGCAACCCGAATTGAACAAATTATGGGCCTTTCAAAGGATCTTGACAAACTTAACAGGGCATTTGAAGAAAATGAAAACTTATTTAGTTATATGGGATTAAAAATTACCAGAATAGAAAGGGGGTTTTGCCAGATGGAATTGCCTTATAGCGAGAAACTCACCCGGGCCGGTAAGGTTCTGCATGGAGGGATGATAATGAGTGCTATTGATTATGCAGGAGGTATCACCGCCATGACGGTTAATGATGGCATTGATCAGGTCACACAGGAAGTTAAGATCAATTTCCTTGCACCAATGGCGAATGGCCCCTTCAGGGTAGAGGGAAAAACTGTCAAGGCAGGTAGAACTGCAGTTATAATTGAGATAAAATTTTATGATGCTGATGGGAAACTTGGAGTTATGGCACTGGGTACATGGTATATAATAAGGGACAGGGTGATCAAAAAATCATAA
- a CDS encoding DUF2004 domain-containing protein: MNGVEIAFQLNNDKEENVVLALANLTGNYFRQEENMDITWRIFHVTLDKEKYYRVLYRGEKLSDFHPENKKRVKKKFDELGKTDYETLMAKYESDSRNDNFQKVGIKELTEEYDLWQDKLWNYI; this comes from the coding sequence ATGAATGGCGTGGAAATAGCATTTCAGCTTAATAATGATAAGGAGGAAAATGTTGTTCTTGCACTCGCAAACTTAACTGGAAATTATTTCAGACAGGAGGAGAATATGGATATTACCTGGAGGATTTTTCATGTAACGCTTGATAAAGAAAAGTATTACAGGGTGCTATACCGGGGAGAAAAACTGAGTGATTTTCATCCAGAAAATAAAAAGAGGGTTAAAAAGAAATTCGATGAACTGGGGAAAACAGATTATGAAACACTTATGGCAAAATATGAATCAGATTCCCGGAATGACAATTTCCAGAAAGTCGGAATAAAAGAACTCACTGAGGAATACGATCTCTGGCAGGACAAACTGTGGAATTATATTTAA
- a CDS encoding DUF790 family protein, with product MELQGGGEKVFPSDLMIARKTKNGLIFPVFLSDENSDYLEKVRSVFIRNKGNKRETIVKDLKDLEVNSSSTKTVRALSLLFFRNSVFEPPVNVDSMALREDVFRAARIPPVSAGEKQLILVPVEEKYGLDYDGIINGLYADKESEMVLTRVYDGDPMEISRKYNMEQLETIMGKCSSLNITSASNWSYLITSIKRLGLLYNTNISGMELQSVTVTGPLSIFENPDRYASRFAQLMYRISRLEKWSIEGDIKVKDKFEKTVKVYKLNLSDAVSYYLPQKLQKEEIAYDFVRRADPLIVDGNVYFPDYIIRVSGRDIYINITSKYLSKRDEEIKRKLNGKVDWENIYVLDQKDKNIKQGIIFYGDINFQSLKSILEEKYSGKKQLNSELDDSSIGSIKKELEKLYPDTDKMFAYIESQGLVPERVLPAMGYKLKWHGLDIVVVKKD from the coding sequence ATGGAACTTCAAGGAGGAGGAGAAAAGGTGTTCCCGTCGGACTTAATGATAGCACGTAAAACGAAAAATGGGCTTATATTTCCAGTTTTTCTCTCGGACGAGAACAGTGATTACCTTGAAAAAGTCAGGTCTGTATTTATTAGGAATAAAGGGAACAAGAGAGAAACAATTGTAAAGGATCTCAAAGATCTGGAGGTTAATTCATCCAGCACAAAGACAGTTAGGGCTCTTTCCCTTCTTTTCTTCCGTAACTCTGTTTTTGAACCTCCAGTTAATGTGGATTCAATGGCCCTCCGTGAGGATGTGTTCAGGGCTGCCAGAATACCGCCAGTATCTGCCGGGGAAAAGCAATTAATTCTGGTTCCTGTTGAGGAAAAATATGGGCTTGATTATGATGGCATTATAAATGGCCTATACGCTGACAAGGAAAGTGAGATGGTGCTTACAAGAGTTTACGATGGCGATCCCATGGAAATATCCAGAAAATATAACATGGAACAGCTGGAAACAATAATGGGAAAATGCAGCTCCCTTAACATTACCTCAGCCTCTAACTGGAGTTATCTTATCACATCAATAAAACGCCTCGGCCTCTTATATAATACGAATATTTCTGGAATGGAACTTCAGTCCGTAACTGTTACCGGCCCACTGAGCATCTTCGAAAATCCAGATCGTTATGCAAGCCGTTTTGCACAGCTCATGTACAGAATAAGCAGGCTGGAGAAATGGAGCATCGAGGGTGATATAAAGGTAAAGGACAAATTTGAGAAAACAGTAAAGGTATATAAACTGAATTTAAGTGATGCAGTATCATATTACCTGCCACAAAAGCTTCAGAAAGAGGAAATTGCGTACGATTTTGTGCGCAGGGCAGACCCGCTTATAGTTGATGGCAACGTTTATTTCCCGGATTATATTATTAGAGTATCTGGCAGGGATATTTATATAAACATTACATCGAAATACCTCTCAAAAAGAGATGAGGAGATAAAAAGAAAATTGAATGGGAAGGTAGACTGGGAGAATATATACGTCCTTGACCAGAAAGATAAAAATATTAAACAGGGAATTATATTTTACGGTGATATAAATTTCCAGTCCCTGAAGTCCATACTGGAGGAAAAATATTCCGGCAAAAAACAGCTGAATTCAGAGCTTGATGATAGCTCCATAGGTTCAATCAAGAAAGAGCTGGAAAAACTATATCCAGATACAGATAAGATGTTTGCATACATTGAAAGCCAGGGCCTGGTACCGGAAAGAGTGCTTCCCGCCATGGGATATAAATTAAAATGGCATGGTCTTGATATTGTGGTAGTAAAGAAAGATTAA